In the Desulfitobacterium hafniense DCB-2 genome, TTTGAAGAAAACAATGTTCAGGAATTGAAAGCTTATCTGTAAATCTTCAATAAGATGGGATTAGCCCCAGAGACCTTTGAGTTGATACAAAGGGGCTGGGGCATTTCTTAGTAATTCCCTAAGCGGATTCTCCAGGATTTAAATTAGAATTTGCCGGGTAGTTAAACTGAGGATTATTCATATTTGTGGAGGTTGAGTTTATGGATGATTTCACAAGAGAGGATAGGGAAGAAGCACTCCGAGCCATAGCCTCAATGATTAACAGGACTGAGAAAGCAAAAGAGAAATTTGCCCAAGGTATTTCTCAGCATACGTTACAAATGAATAGGCTTAAAGCACTTCATATAGCTTCATCATTAATATCAAAAGGATTAACAAAGAGTGACGCTGTGGAGTGTTATACCGAAGAAGATTTGAAAAATGCCCTTGCACCAATCACTTCTCTGATTAGCAAATCTGAGAAAGCACGGGTAAAATTAGCTCAAGGCACTTGGCAGCATACGATGCTTAGTAATAATCTCAAAGCACTCCATATAGCTTTGCCATTGTTAACGAAGGCATTGCATGAGGTTAGTCAATGAAAGATGTCACAGCTGCAATCATCATTAAAGGTCAAAACATCCTGATTGCCCGCAGAGCTCCCGGTGAACAGCATGGGGGAAGTTGGGAATTCCCTGGCGGCAAAGTGGAACCGGGGGAGACCCCTGAAGCCTGTTTAAAACGTGAGCTTGGGGAAGAGTTTGGGATAGAGGCTGAAGTTCAGGAGTATATCAGTTCAAGCCTTTATGAGTATCCCCAGGGCTCAATTCGTCTGTTGGCCTATCAGGTCAAGATCCGTCAGGGGGAGATTCAGCTGCGGGTCCACGATCGATATGAATGGGTCGGTGTGACTCAATTGCTGAATTATGAGCTGCTTCCCGCCGATGTGCCCATAGCACACTATTTGCCTCAATGGATGTGCCCGTGATGTATATCCGGGGTGTGATGATGGCTATGAGCCAGTGGCATATGAGTGTGGACATGGCTGTGCTCTCCGGCAAAGGAATCGGAGTGGGAATGACTGTGATGAGGATCCTTATGGGAGTGGCGATGCTCATGAGTGATGGCGGGGTGCTCGTGGAGATGGGCATGATCCTCACTGGAGGCCAAATAAGCTCCGGCGATCATAATGCCTAAGGCGACGAGAAAAGAGGCATTGGGCATTTCCCTGAAAATCGCAAAAGATAAGCCCACCCCGATGAAAGGAGCCAGGGCATAATAGGCGCTGGTTCTTGCTGCACCCAATTCCCGCTGGGCCCGCACATAAAAGAAGATACTTAAGCCATAGGCTACAAAACCCAGCATAAGTGCCCCCAGGATATACCCGATACCGCTTAAGGTCTCTTTAAGGAACAGTGCCAGGAATAATGCCCCCAAGCCCGAGCCGAAGCCTTTGAGAATGACAATATCCATGGGGTCTTTGATGGCGAGTTTTCTTGTGCAATTGTTTTCGAAACCCCAGCAAATGCATGATAACAAAACGAAGAGTGAGCCTAAGGAGAAAGTAAAGCTGCTGAGGTCCTCCACAGAAAGGATAATGCTGGCCAAGGTGATTAAAGCCAGTGCGGCCCATAAGCGTTTGCCTATGGACTCCTGAAAAATAAGCAGGGCAATGAGGGAAGTGGCCACAATTTCGAAATTTCCTAAAAGAGAGGCATGAGCCGCCGAGCTCAAAGTTAAGCCCACCATTAAAAATACGGGCGCGGCAATATCCAGGATGATCATGGCTAAGACATAAGGAAAATCTTTCTGGGTGATGCGGGCCTCCTTAACCTCCGTTCCTTGGCGATGGTTAAATAAGCGAACAACACACATCCCCAGCCCCGCTCCCAGATAGAGAAGAGCAGCCATCATGGTGGGGGGGATTTTCGTCAGCAGGAGCTTGGATACAGGAGAACTGATCCCGAAAAGCAAGGCGGCAAGGATGGCAAAGAAAATGGCCGAAGTCTTTTTTGACGTCAATGAAGCACAACTCCTTTAAGCGATCACCTGTTCAGTATAATCTAATTATAGGCGGGGTGACCGAGACTTTTCAAGCCTTGAAAGACAGATACAAACCATGGATAAAAGTCATGGATAATAATAAAGCACGAGTCCCCCCTGGCGGGCGGCCCGTGCTTATTGGTAAAGCCGGATCCGGTTTAGTATTTAATAAATTTATCCCCGGGAACATTGCAGATGGAACATTTTTCGGGGATGTATTTTTCGATGTTGCCGCAGACGGGACAGAGATAATAGAATACCTCTTCCGTTGAGTCTAAATTCTCCAAAGCTTCTTTATAGAGCTTGGCATGGACTTCTTCTGCTTTCATAGCAAAAGTAAAGGTGGTTACAGCAGCTTTATTGCCTTCTGCTTCGGCAACTTTAATAAAATCAGGGTACATGCTTTCAAACTCATAGGTTTCACCGGCGATGCCATCTTTCAGATTATCCACGGTGGAGCCTACTTTACCGGCGAGCTCCAACTCTCTGTGGGCATGCAGGGTCTCAGCGTCGGCAGCTGCCTGAAAGAGTTTGGCGGCGTTGAGTTTACCCTCTTTTTCGGCCTTTTTGGCATAAGCCAGGTACTTACGATTGGCTTGTGATTCACCGGCAAAGGCATCCATAAGATGCTGTAATGTTTTTTGTTCACTCATTGTTGATCCTCCAATTCTTAATATAATTTAGAGAGTGCTTGATTTTCTCTAGTATAAACTAGATTCTACAATTTCATTAAATTTCCTCTAAAGAAATAGTTGATGAGTACATAATACAAATCGGTTCGGGTTGACAAGCTGTCTAATGTTATTGTAGACTGAAGATAAATTCATAGTGAACCTC is a window encoding:
- the mutT gene encoding 8-oxo-dGTP diphosphatase MutT, with the translated sequence MKDVTAAIIIKGQNILIARRAPGEQHGGSWEFPGGKVEPGETPEACLKRELGEEFGIEAEVQEYISSSLYEYPQGSIRLLAYQVKIRQGEIQLRVHDRYEWVGVTQLLNYELLPADVPIAHYLPQWMCP
- a CDS encoding rubrerythrin family protein, whose amino-acid sequence is MSEQKTLQHLMDAFAGESQANRKYLAYAKKAEKEGKLNAAKLFQAAADAETLHAHRELELAGKVGSTVDNLKDGIAGETYEFESMYPDFIKVAEAEGNKAAVTTFTFAMKAEEVHAKLYKEALENLDSTEEVFYYLCPVCGNIEKYIPEKCSICNVPGDKFIKY
- a CDS encoding DMT family transporter; the protein is MTSKKTSAIFFAILAALLFGISSPVSKLLLTKIPPTMMAALLYLGAGLGMCVVRLFNHRQGTEVKEARITQKDFPYVLAMIILDIAAPVFLMVGLTLSSAAHASLLGNFEIVATSLIALLIFQESIGKRLWAALALITLASIILSVEDLSSFTFSLGSLFVLLSCICWGFENNCTRKLAIKDPMDIVILKGFGSGLGALFLALFLKETLSGIGYILGALMLGFVAYGLSIFFYVRAQRELGAARTSAYYALAPFIGVGLSFAIFREMPNASFLVALGIMIAGAYLASSEDHAHLHEHPAITHEHRHSHKDPHHSHSHSDSFAGEHSHVHTHMPLAHSHHHTPDIHHGHIH